GAGCTCTAAACGTTACAGTGAATGTAGATGGAGAACGAATTAATGTTTGAGGTTAAAGTGTTGGGTTGACTGAATTGTGGTTGAAGAGTGTCAaagtatatacatatttttaaaaaactactaTGGAAGATATTGTAACCTTTGACTATTAAGCAATCATTCTGCACCATCATTCCCAGTAACCAACCAATCTCCATTATCAAGCCCAATATCCAACCAATCACCGTTATCAACCCCAGTAACCAACCATTATCAACCCCAATATCCAATCACCGTTATCAACCCCAGTAACCAACCCCAATATCTAATCACCATTATCAACCCCAGTAACCAACCACCATTATCAACCCCAATATCCAATCACGTTATCAACCCCAGTAACCAACCACCATTATCAACCCCAATATCCAATCACCATTATCAACCCCAGTAACCAACCAATCTCCATTATCAAGCCCAATATCCAATCACGTTATCAACCCCAGTAACCAACCACCATTATCAACCCCAATATCCAATCACCATTATCAACCCCAGTAACCAACCTATCACGGTTATCAACCACCAATATCCAATCACCTTTATCAACCCCAGTAACCAACCACCATCATCAACCCCAGTAACCAACCACCATTATCAACCCCAGTAACCAACCAATCTCCATTATCAACCCCAGTAACCAACCACCATTATCAACCCCAATATCCAATCACCGTTATCAACCCCAGTAACCAACCTATCACGGTTATCAACCCCAATATCCAATCACCATTATCAACCTCAATAACCTAACCAGTCTCCGTTATCAAcctcaataaacaaataatctcCATTACCATCCCAAATAATGAAGGAATCTTCTAAGAAATGCATTAGAGAATGAACGAAGCAAATATAATGGAAATGAAGGCAGGGCACGATGGAACAGAACAGATTCCAACATGTCGAGAAAGCTTGGAATAAATCCCTCGATCAGAACCAAACCGTAACTTTGAGCGGTAATCGCTTTTTCAGTGGTTAGTCCATATCCTAAGAACATCAGCGTTTTTAAGGAAGAACATGAGCTCCCTGGAGattgagatgtttatttcatcGCCATGGCGATTTAATAGTGTGTCATCAGCCACCCGGGGTGTTGATGAACAACTGaataactggtgtgtgtgtgcgcgcgcacgctagctttatgatgatgatgggacAAGTAGAGGGATGTTGTAATGCCTTTCACACCACCATGAACTCGTTGACACTGTCTGCTCGACAACGCTCGTGAAGCGACAGTGCCATCTCTGGGTCGGAACGCATCATAACACCAAACTACAACTGCATTACGTCATAGGGAGGGAAGAGATTAAAGACGGCAAACCAGAGATTAAAtgacagggatagagagagaggaaggaaggatgcCAAACATGATGGCATCCACATGGTGATGTCAGTTCTGGCacgatctgtgtgtgtgtgttttaaaaataaataccgTATGCACCCAAGTGCAAGAAAGGCAAGGCCTAAATAGAAGGAACGCATGTTGTGCATTTAATTATAAGTAAGCTCTGATTAGCATGACATCAtcccttctttttctctctctctctctcacacacacacaatattacagtgtgtgttcattaaaacCATGCGTTTCAAGTCAAGTGTGTAGTTTGGATTTAATACTAAAACGTCGGTCTTAAGCGCTATACAGAGGTTGGAATAAATGATGGGGCTTATACTGCATACGTAAATATGACCATTAATAAAtgattttgttcaattaaatcACATTCACACTGATTAGTGTGACTTTGACTATTTGACAGCAAAGGTGTTGATCTAGACCCTATTGGACGCCGAATCTCAATTCCAACCGAACATGAAATTgaaagtaactttttttttttaaattaatattgtgCAATTCTCAAATATAATTGGCTGCCTCGTGATCCATGATCAAGAACATTCCGCAGGTAAAGTGTAACAAATGGGCATGACGCGATACCGCGTTAAGACGACCGCGAAGTGAGCGTGTATTACCGTTATCCTGGGTGCTAAATGAGTTGGTCAGGTTGCTCCGTTTCTTCCGTATGGCCATGAGTCTCGCCTGGGAAATCTGTCGCACCAGGGACATCGCCGGCTCGGTGCTCTTCACATCGTCGCAGTGATTCGATTTGCTCACGCCGTTCACTGCCTGATGGAGAGTTAAAAACGCACAACGTGTGAAGGATTTCTTTACGGCTAACGTCAGGAACGCTAacctttttatgtttatgtgatGCAACGATGTTCACACACATGCtaggtattttttttaactcggTCCACTGAGTGTACGTTTTTAGCTTCATAAAGTTAAATGTAGTATATTTACACACCGTACATCATATATGAACCGGAGCTAATCTCAAGCTAGTTTCTGTTATGGAAATATTAAGATTTACTAAGGTTAATGCTAATCTAGCAGCAGTAGGTCAGAAAGCTAATAAAATTTAAAGAATAGGGTGTATGAGTTGCTACAACGAGACTACAACTGAAATCTAAACTAAATATCGACTAAATCGTAGATATTTACTGAGCTAGATACAGTATGCTAAGATTTAAGATGCTAAGATGGATTAGCATCGGAACAAAATCCAATGTTTAGTTATTGAATCGCCGCTAAAAATTTCACGCGTGAAATTTGAAGATAATATTGATCTGAACGTTAAACGTTTAGTTTCGTTGTGGACACATGTGGAAATGAGTCGTCGAATGGTTAATAAGTGGTTACTTACGTCCCCGTTTTGTCTTGTGTATTTGTAAATAGGTGGAAGAGAAGCTGCTTTCGATCTGTAAACGACAATAAAATGACACGTCGGTTAAATAGAactagcaggaaaaaaaaatgtatatcgCGGCTCGTTATacggtgaggggaaaaaagtatttgatcccctgctgattttgtacgtttgcccactgacaaagaaatgatcagtctataattttaatggtagatttatttgaacagtgagagacagaacaacaaaaaaatccagaaaaacgcatgtcagaaatgttataaattgatttgcattttaatgagggaaataagtatttgacccctctgcaaaacatgacttagtacttggtttaaaaacccttgttggcaatcacagaggtcggacgtttcttgtagttggccaccaggtttgcacacacctcaggagggattttgtgcCACTCCTCTTTgtagatcttctccaagtcattaaggtttcgaggctgacgtttggcaactcgaaccttcagctccctccacagattttctatgggattaaggtctggagactggctaggccactccaggaccttaatgtgcttcttcttgagccactcctttgttgccttggccgtgtgttttgggtcattgtcatgctggaatacccatccacgacccattttcaatgccctggctgagggaaggaggttctcacccaagatttgacggtacatggccccgtccatcgtccctttgatgcggtgaagttgtcctgtccccttagcagaaaaacacccccaatgcataatgtttccacctccatgtttgacggtggggatggtgttccaggggtcataggcagcattcctcctcctccaaacacggcgagttgagttgatgccaaagagctccattttggtctcatctgaccacaacactttcctcttgtcctctgaatcattcagatgttcattggcaaacttcagacgggcatgtatatgtgctttcttgagcagggggaccttgcgggcgctgcaggatttccgtccttcacggcgtagtgtgttaccaattgttttcttggcgactatggtcccagctgccttgaggtcattgacaagatcctcctgtgtagttctgggctgattcctcactgttctcatgatcattgcaactccacgaggtgagatcttgcatggagccccaggccgagggagactgacaggtcttttgtgtttcttccatttgcgaataatcgcaccaactgttgtcaccttctcaccaagctgcttggcaatggtcttgtagcccattccagacttgtgtaggtctacagtcttgtccctgacatccttggagagctctttggtcttggccatggtggagagtttggaatctgattgattgatcgcttctgtggacaggtgtcttttatacaggtaacaagctgagattaggagcactccctttaagagtgtgctcctaatctcagctcgttacctgtataaaagacacctgggagccagaaatctttctgattgagagggggtcaaatacttatttccctcattaaaatgcaaatcaatttataacatttttgacatgcgtttttctggattttttttgttgttgttctgtctctcactgttcaaataaatctaccattaaaattatagactgatcatttctttgtcagtgggcaaacgtacaaaatcagcaggggatcaaatacttttttccctcactgtacattaACGGTAATAATTAGCAGTATAGCGTAACTGTTTCCCCCTTAAAAAATTCTCTAACAAGCTTATTTCTTTGACTTGcatcagtatacagtatataatgtatacattCTCTTTCtgttgaatatgaatattaaaatatgcaaatgaggcaaTGTCTCATTTTAATATTAGCCTATTATCAAATGAACAATTTGATCATGATTTACTTTCTTGtaaatgacactttttatccgtttatagttagaaaggaaaataaagccCCACTGTTATGCTATCTGTTTTTACGGCGTTACAGCGCCACCCCTGGCTGTTACAAACCGCTGaaaccggagactccttccaacaaACGTTGcataaaagttctggaaaacTTGAACGCGAAACAATAACGCGCTTTAACTTGCTTTGCatctgcactactgtcagagcggCTGTTCTAGAAACTTCTTCACCTCAGAAGTGGTATGGTAAATGTTGTCTCACCTGACGATCCTCCTCATGCCCACAGGTTTGGTGAAGAGCGAATCGGCGTAAGGCAGGCGTTTGAATTTGTCTCTGCCCACTGCGACGTAAAACTGCCCGTTTTCCAGATCTTTCCCGTCTGTAACAGGAACGCCGTCGAACGAACACAGACTGCGGGACGTAAACAAAAACACTAATCGGCCATTTACTCAACGGGTCATATTAAAGCAGCCGCCATTTTTAACGCGTCTGCTGCTTGTACGGTAAACCAGCCTGCTAGTGATAGAGCAGTGAGTGTTGgaatattgatattgatatcaTACATGACAACTTCAGCTGTAGCTGAAGGTTACGATCCTGTTCGCTAGCTACCTAATGAACGGGTGATGTACAGGTGTGCTGATACCTGCGCACTCCTCCCAGAATCCTCAGCCCCATCTTCTCCGTGATCATCTCCAGGATCCGCTCAAACTGACCGAGCAGACGGTTCGGAACCAGAAACCTCACAGCCGGATTCAGCATGTCTCCGTTAGCGATGACGCTggacacacgtgtacacacacacacacaatcataccaGGCGATTGATACTGATTGATTGATCAGTGCAGAGATGCATTTTCAGACAGGTCGGATGAATGCGTGGTCAGACAGAAAGACGGGGATGAATGGATGGCTAGACggtcagtcagacagacagacggacatgTTTGTTGCACTTTCTGTTGTTCGTGAAAAGCAGCTTAATGTAgatgtgtgtgaaatataatgataatgagtctttattagtcacgtatacattactgCACAGTGAAATGCTTTATTTCGCATACCCcggcatgttaggaagttggggtcagagtgcagggtcagccatgatacagcgccccctggagcagagagggttaagggccttgctcaagggtccacaagtggtagcttggcagcgctggggatTGAACCCCCGATCTTCTGATCAGTGGCTCAGttgttaaaggctctgggttactgttcagaaggtcaagagttcaagccccagcactgccaagctgccagcgttgggcccttgagcaaggcccttaaccctaaattgctcagctgtataaatgagagaaatgtctggataagggcgtctgccaaatgctgtaaaatgtaaatgtaacccagagccttaaccgtcacgCCACCGCTGCCCCAGTGTCTTAGACTGAGACGTTGCTGCAATAGTAGAAAAACTCACAATATTGCGCACGGCTCTTTGATGGGCTTCAGGAACCGGGCTGAGACGATAATCCGGTTCTGCGGTGCAGCTTTCACCTGTCCAGATAAAACACACCAGTTATAGCACGAGTGCGTTTCCTCGTCTGCGAAAGCGGCTAGGTTTTCCTCTGCGGACAAGTTTATTAAAAACAGGGACTTGATCATTCCGTATAGGGAATTGAACATGGTAACCCACActgactattttatttatttattattttaattaggaCCGACTTCTGGACTCTTGAGTCGTACACACCCTCGCTATTGAAGTGTGTGCGCGTACTGTTAAAGCTCCTCTCTCCTGTTTAGCGTCAGCTCGTAGCAACATGGTAAGGTGCGAGTGTCGAGGGAACAGCCAGGCTTTTCTTGGAAAGCAAAGGACGGTGTTTATTTGGAATCACTTCGAGCCATCGAGGTGCCGATTACCAACGATACAGCTCGAGTTCTGCTGAAAACGGTACATATAACCAATCTGTTTCGAAAGTTTTGTCCTAATGAATAATTCATCACCAAATCCTGAAAGTCAAGAACATGTGTGCTAATTAATGCAGCTGAAGGGCAGATGTTAAATGTGTGGAAGCTCGCTTGTGTTTGCTGTTAGAGTAGTGTAAGTGATGCCACACTGAAGTTGATCATTTCCCTATAAcggtgttgggggggggggggggtgtgttgACAGCTTGGCTGAGTTACTTGCTAGCTATCTAACGTAACTAGCGGTGTAGGATTTAGCCCCAGAGAGAGCCTTGTGGAACCATGGAAACTGCATCGTTCACACACGCAAGCGTTTTGATTTCTAGATTATAAAGCAGATATTTGCCGTTTGTCCTCACCAGTCCGTTGTTCTGGAGCATCTGTTTCTTCCTGCTTCCGATCTGCAGGTAGCTGGGAAAGGAAAGAACTGTCATCTCTCGTCTGTCATACATGTATGTAATAAACAATCCGTGTAGCGCTGAGAGTGAAGTTAAGGTGTAGAAACCAAGGAAGTCTGAGTGTTCTACTGAATGATGGGTGGGGTTAGGGGTGGAGCTAGGGGTGGAGTTAGTGTTATTAGCTTTtgttaaaacaaatgaaatttgaaaaaaattatttctattAATATTCAATTATGTATTTTACTACGTTTAACATTCCACATGAATAAGTTTTTACTACATCTACTTTCTATAACTAACATATGGTCATTTGATGTGATAACTCTATACATGTCTATAAACACGCCCCTTTTTATATATAGACTATATATTATGCATAATATAATAGGGCTCGccgttgtgtttatttatttatttatttaaatactctTTAATGAAATGGCTTAATTGGTTTGTTTTCGTGGTGTTCGTCACTCACTCGAGTTTCTTGAACCTCTCCTTGCCCGCCGCTACGTACTGCTCGCCGTGGCGCACGTGCTCGAGCGCGTCCACGCGGTGTCCGGCTCTGGGCGTGTAGATGCAGCGCACGGCGCCGAACGGGGCCCGCACGCGCCCTGTCACCTCGCGCAGCAGCGTCTCGAAGTCAGACACGCGCCTCTCGTGGACGAGCACGCGCCGCGCCTCCGTGTGCGCGTCCCCGTTCCGGTACACGAAGATGCTCTTGACCGCCGGCTGCGCGCGGAAACTCGGCTTCTCACCAGACATcgcttttacttttttttttttttaacttaaatatatctattttttatttttatttaaaaaaagttaaataaataaatcagaaaatcTACTCTGAGCACCGAGTGCGCGAGATTAAATCTCCGTTCCAAATACTGATGCGAAAGTTACCGGAAATTACCGAAGACAGTCGCGTGCACGCCATCATTCAGTGTTAAGAAAACTGCATCACTCCGTATTAATGatctttttttataaataaataaataaataaataaacacaaacacaacattaTGTGCAGAGAAAATAAACCGAAGTGATCGCGCCACGCGCGCGCAGAACTGACGCCGAGCATCTCCGGTACGCCGGTGTTTATTTTGAATGGTTGCCATGGAGAGGTCGTGACCCCCCTCCCCTCCGTTCCCTCCgttccctccctcccctcccttcTCTCCGATAGGttaaactgaaacaaacacGGGAAAGTACAGGTGAGGAAACACGGGTTAGGATCCAGCTCAGAAAAATCATCTGAACTGGAAGGAATTCTACACTGGTGAATTAACGGTTTACAAATCCaactggattgtgattggtcagaatcaGGAAGTGctctgtttctatagtaacccctcattcacagggacttgaggttttattcctcttataccacagcaatttgtccaATCAGGtcgaattttattattattattattattaaactgcgACACGCCTTACTTTTTATGCGTTTAGTTACGATCTCGAAAGAAGCCTCTCTCTGGAAGAAaaatcacacactgtaaacGTTACAGATttccctctgactgttacaaagtactggcactggagactccttccgtgaatGTTAGACACGcagagaaaacttcaccgtatcaacgaTTAACCTTTCATTCCCCTCTAAAACCAAAAGCATAGTCGACAccttttaaccaatcagaatccaggattaatgtaaatgtacgATCATATAATCGTTCCGCTTTTAAATGCGAGTCATATAAGCGTAATTATTAGGCTATACATCACGCGGCGCGGTGGTAATAGTGTGTTAATGTAGGCCTTATAGTGGTGTTAATGATGTAGCTCTTGTGTATAAGTGTGTCTGTTCCAGTGGTTGTGTGTTGCCTGGCAGGGAGGGGAGTTAATTAGACGCACAGGGAATGTGTTCTggagtttatttgtttgtttgtttgtcgcGTGACAGCCGAGTAAGACTGAGGTGGTGCGTCACGTGCAGGGGACACAGGAGATACGGTGTACCTGAACACGGTGATCTAGATTGTTCTGCTCTTATGGTTCCAGGTGCATGTAAAACCATCAGCTGTTGTATCAGGATGtgaggtgaacacacacacacacacccctcacatacacactgatgATGCTTCTTCTAATGATGCCAGCCAAATGAAGTGTGCTCTCAATTACTGACGCTTAGTCATGAATAAGTAACTATTACAACTGAGTATAccactaacaataataataataataataataaatattaccaATAATATAATACAGAACATggcaatacaattttttttagttgtaAGCATCATATAACACTGACAAGAAGCTACAAGTAGCGATAAACAGCATTAATACAAGAAGCAACGTAATTGAACAATAATATGAGCAGTATAACataaaatgacaaacataaCGAGGAAAGACTACAATATAATAACTTAATACGACGCAGCAACAATAAAACAAGAAGAAACGGCTTAACTATAAAATAATAGCACGTGTACATAAACAATCGAACCAGAACGTAACGTAACCTAGCAACAGTATACACCAAGAAACAACAAAAGATCTACTTTACAGTATCAATATAACGTAGCTAGAAAAGACACAACTATAACAAAAGAAACTTGGAAAGCAACTTAACAATATAACACGATCCCACATCTCCACATGAACATAACAAGAAACAACGTAGTAATACTGTAGAACAACATAAAGACTAGAAACAACTTGTTTACAACCAATAATAACAATCTAATGATTGAATATTAACAATGCAACCGTGTTGCGATAGAACTACACAAGAGTCGAAGcgtaaaacaagacaaaacgACTTGATATAAAACGGTAAACAACTTAACGTGaggtacaaaacaaacaatttaacACACCGCTAATATAACGTCGTACAGCAACCAACAATGGAACATGGCTAACAATTTAACAGTAACACAACATAAGCAACGAGAATCCAAGCAACTTGACATCAGCAATATAACGATCATAAACAATTTAACCAAAATATGACCTCAATAACGACGACGAATAAGATGATTTAGTTCATTGTTGCACTTAGAAACACGTTCTGTCCATCACGGCGTGACTTTAAACATTGTTAAAGTTGTTAACCGTGGAAGACGGGCACGCTGacccactttatttatttattaatttatttaggaaaaaaaattgttcaaagTGCTGGTTTAACACATCTTCGTTGTTTTCCCCATCAGCATTAGCACATCagaaatgaatttttattttaataattttaattttcATACCAGCGCGGCGCTGGTCTCTAACAGCTGCACGAAACACGCTAGCACTCTGTCCTTCTGCGAAAACCTCCGTCACCAACGTGTGTGCGCTGTACGTGCACGATCGAGTTCTCCAAAATACAAAGAATACTCTTTATCATCCCTGCACCTGGCGTTAGTGACTGTAGTGTTGGCGTTAGCTGTGTTCCAAGGTGAATGTTTTGCTAATTTGAAGTAAATACTCTGCAACAAGATACAAAATAGATGTTAGCATGGCATCACATTAGCATCACCTTTATTAAGTgacagaggtggttttgggttgtgtgaatgtgtgtgtgtggaggtgtaacacacacacacatatatataattataatattaaattgCATGTAGAGTCTAACATGTTTAATTCTGCTCTCTGAGCGTCAAGGGTAATGTTGCTAATAAGTAAGAGAAGGttatagcctccagtttagcaccATGGAGTGCCTCTTGGACATGTTCATTCTGGACTCCAGTGTGTTTCAGGTACTGGCCACAAGATGGCACCATCACTCAGGAATacaaggaatgaaaaaaaaaattaggaaaacAATTCTGTTCAAAGTGCTCGTTTAACACGTCTTCGTCGTTTTCCCCATTAGCATTAGCACATtacaaattcatttttattatttagtattaaTTTTGCCCTGAGAAAATGGGTTTGGATACATGTTAAAAGAGCAGAATACAGTGttgaaaaatgaacacattttttaGATGAatacattttcctcagatgcgTCATTAAATTAATACGAAAAGGCTCCATTTTACTAAAATAATGCTTTTGCTAACTAGCAGGTAGCTCttacactgcattttttttaaatatatatatatacagaaaaatggcactgcaaaaaaaaaaaaaaaaaagacagtcagGAATAACGTTTTCCTCAGATTTGGTGGGGTTAATGTAAATTTATGTCTTTTAgatctgtttaaaaataaaaggctTGATTTGactaaaaatgacaattttgtagcttttaagttatttatatcgaaaaacatttaatgcactttttttttttcctcagatgaGTCGGCAAAATAACTAAGAAATGACTCGATACGAGTAAAA
This Ictalurus furcatus strain D&B chromosome 1, Billie_1.0, whole genome shotgun sequence DNA region includes the following protein-coding sequences:
- the LOC128621809 gene encoding doublecortin domain-containing protein 2-like; the encoded protein is MSGEKPSFRAQPAVKSIFVYRNGDAHTEARRVLVHERRVSDFETLLREVTGRVRAPFGAVRCIYTPRAGHRVDALEHVRHGEQYVAAGKERFKKLDYLQIGSRKKQMLQNNGLVKAAPQNRIIVSARFLKPIKEPCAIFVIANGDMLNPAVRFLVPNRLLGQFERILEMITEKMGLRILGGVRSLCSFDGVPVTDGKDLENGQFYVAVGRDKFKRLPYADSLFTKPVGMRRIVRSKAASLPPIYKYTRQNGDAVNGVSKSNHCDDVKSTEPAMSLVRQISQARLMAIRKKRSNLTNSFSTQDNDDADPKPEGEDAESEENPVGDDNSPAEQGYNSEDKAAGEEEAAAQEEEAAAQEEVAAQEEEAQEEEEAAQEEEAAQEEEAQEEEEAAQEEEAAAEEEAQEEEEAAQEEEAAAEEEAAEEAEEEAAAEEEAAEEEAAEEEAEAENEATAEAEEEAAAETEEPAEETGNGGAEGDDTAAGEGGGES